ctggggaccatgacctctggagtccttctagtctcagtcagaccattaagtctggtctttttacgagaatttggggtctgcatcccactgttctcctgttccctcaggggttctctattgtgttccctgtcagggcagtcatcggttgtagccaggcaccatctagttcttctggtctcaggctgatgtagtctctggtttatgtggccctttccatctcctgggctcataattaccttgtgtctttggtgttcttcatcctcctttgctccaggtgggttgagaacaattgatgcatcttagacggccacttactagcgtttaagactcccaatgccactctccaaactgggatgcagaatgttttcttaatagattttgttatgccaattgacttagatgtcccctgaaaccatggtccccaaacccccacccctgctacgctagccttcgaagtgttcagtttattcaggaaacttctttgcttttggtttagcccagttggcCAGCACGTTAATTTATAGAGTTTACTAACACAAAATAGCATGAGTAACAGGCAActataaataggatacaaaaaaGGGAATCTCAGATTTGTGTCATAATATGCTCATGTGCCAAAATGCAATGTGTTTTCTGGTTACTTTCAAGTTAGGATTTTATCAATACTGTGTTTTTAGCTTTCAGTTTGATATGTTAAtcactcaacaaatatatatGAAGAATCTAGTTTGTACAAGGCTCAGAAGGACAGGAAGACATTCATAGGCTCATACTCAAGGGAGAACAGGCGAAGAGCCACAGGAAGGAACAGAGGGTTGTGGGAGCTCTAAGTAGGGACAGATCAGGGCAGGCTGACCCCGCAAAGCACATGTACAGTATTTTAGTGAATGGAGGAAAAAACATGAtggtcagagaaggaaaaagtcACACAACTTTATGTCGGTTTAGTGAAAATTAAACTCGTGATGGTACAATTATTTAAACTCTAAAGTCTTGGTCTTTCGCAAATGGATAAATGTATAAAAGATAACACATCTAAAGCCATGCAGTTTTAGGGCTAATTCCCTGTTATATAAACTTATTTACCTAATCAAAATACATCTGGGCACTTCCTATGAGCTAGGCTCTATGGGAGATACAAAAGGGCATAAAATGTGATCCGtgacattaaaaccaaaaccaaacccgctgctgtcaagtcaattccaactcacagcaactctagaggacagagcagaactgccccacagggtttccaagtaatggctggtgaacttaaactgctgactttttagttagcagccttagctcttaatcactactccaTCAGGGCTGTGGTAGCTTACAATCCTAGCGAAGATCTAAGATTTCAAATAAAGGTGTATTTGTGCCACTGCCACTTCTGCCCCTGCTCTTTGGTCATGGCACCTTTTCCCACTGAACCCTGGCACTGATTCCAAAGATTTTACTTTGGTCAGCCATTATAAATCAAAGGTGGCACTTGAAACAAAACATGTAAATACTTAACAGATGTTCTATTCTCTTtggtatgtgtatgtgtaaaCATACACGCACTGTTTCGGTACATAGAGTGCTGACAAAAATTACTATCTGTTTAAGCAGAAAAAGGTGGATTTGGAATTATGAGTAAATCAGGGTTCCAGGAAAAATAGGAACTGTATCAGGAAGAAAAAAGGCTGGACATAACACTCTAACCAGCTGTGATGTGAGATGCTGGACTGGCTCAAAGCCTCAGGAGAAAAGCAGGTTGGGAAGAGCTAACCTCTGGTCTTCTGGTAAACGGAGTTCTGGATGATCTCAGTTGTAATGAGTGGAAACAAGGCGTAGTGAGAAGAAGAATAAACTGAGGCAGGCCATCCAGGAGCTGGGACTTGATACACAGAGGGATTTGACAGAGTTGGAGACAGGGTGGGAGTGGAGAGGAAGAAACTATCTCTGCATTACAATAAGTCATGCTCCCCACTAAGGCAAGGGCTCTCAGGTGGTAATAAGGTGAAAGTCTCTATAACACTGATGGCGTATGAATGGATGACTGGGAACTCGTGTTAGGATTTGATGTGAGGCCTTATAACTGCTTACTGCTCAGTTACCAGTTGAAGATGGAGGGCTAACAAAACCTACTTACCACCCTGCTCTAGAGTAACCTTCACTAACAGGCAGTTTGATATTACACAGGGGCCATGGCTGTGGCTACTTCTCTCTACTTGAATTACAGAACACAAAATGGCTTCTTGTAAGATACATGTCCAGAAGTGAATACCGTGACAGAACCTGGTTTCTCCAAAGGCCATACTGGGGTATGTCTCTAACCTACCCTTGAGGGGGCCAACTCAGACCAACCAGTCTCAGAAAGCTCTCTCAAGGCCTCTCTAGCATCTCTTAATGAGGGCCATTCATATTTTCAAGTCTCCTTTTAACTGCTAGATGGATCAAGACTCCAGTGATGATCTATATGGGAAATCATTTTTACTGTAGCCATAGACATGAGGGAAGGAAAGAGCAGGCTGAAGTAGGAGCAGCATGTACCCAAATGCAGTGTACAATAGGGGTTCTCAaaatatggtccccagaccagctGTATCAAAATCACTGGGGAAAATACCAAACAAATTTCTGGACTCCACTTCAGACCCACTGAAAGGAGGCAGGGAAAGGTAGGagttttcactttcaacaagcctCCCACTATAGTCTGTGAACCACCCTTATTGTGGATGAGCTTGTCCTGGGTATTTTACTTGAGCCCTGGGGCCTGGCTGAGCAGCTTCCCTTCTGTCCTAGGGACTAAGGAATTAGACTGTGTAAGTTTAAAATCCAGTCTCCACCACTTGCTAGTGAGGGACCCTAACCAAGTTTCAGGCCTTTTGAAATGTCATCTTCTGTAAACCAcagttaaatatttttctttttataaaaataatacatgcatATATTCTCACTGCAATATGCATAATAAATAGTGAGccttattttctcatctgtaaaaaaacgGGAAACATAATGACATAGTACCTTCCTCATGGGGTTGTTGggataataaaataatacaaaatccTTAGCATAGTCTCTGGAACATAGTACGTGTTCAACAGATGTTAGCAAATATTACAAATGGAATCACTGGGGAAATGAAAATTCCCCAAACCCTACTGCCTCTGGTTTGCTTATGCAGAAACTGCAAAAGGCAGTTGCTATCACAGACCTAATTTTATTCTATGGATTTATTAGATAGGTTGGGAAAGGTCAGAATTGAAAATAAAATCAATCCAATATTAATGTATAATATATCAAATGTCCACCCTTTTCCATGCTAGAACATTATGTAACAGTGACCACTTGCTGAGGACACCACACACTAAGTCTCAAAACTCTGAAAGGTAGGTAATATTATTCCCACTTCTCATTTAAGAAAATTGAGGCTGGAGGAAAAAAACTAAGGCTAGAGCCTCAGTGTCCCAAAGCTACtaaagtggtggagctgggatttggacCCACGTTTTCTGGCTCCAAGTCCAAGCAAATGTCACAACATGCTACTTCTTACGTAATACAAGGGTCCAAAAAAGTATTAGTAGAGTGAGGCAGTATGGCTAGTTGGTCCCCCGGCAGGGAGGAGGTACCATCTAGGCACTAGGGGCTTCCCCTCACCACAAAAATATATTCTTCCACCTCCAGTACTTTGCTTCCTGCAACTACAGTCTTAGGCTGTCCATCAGTCCACTGAATTCTGAAGAACATAGCCTTTTCCAGAAGAAACACCTTTCTTCAGTGCTTCAGGCCAATTTCGAGTCTCAAAGTAAGTGGACAGGATATCAAAAACTGTTAGAGGGTAAACAGAGAACACAGTGACCACAGAGAGGAAAGAGAGCACTAGTAAATGACTAATGAGGAAAAGATTGTTCTGGAAtatttcattcaacaaacataatCTGCACCACACATGGTGCCAGGTCCTGGGCAGACAGACGCAAACAAAGACACAGCTCTGCCTGCCCTCAAGGACCTCAGCCTACACTGAGAGGGACAGGCCAGTGAATGGACAATGATGCCACAGAAAGAAACGTGCACTACAACTGGAACAGAAAGGAGGGACGCTGACCTGGCTCGAGAGAGGATGGGGAGCCAGCCAAGATGTCCTCCAAGGGGCTGAAGGTACGGCATTCTAGGCTAAGGGGACAATTTCAACTGTCTTTAACATAGCTGGGAgtcaggaaaaaaatgaagaatgccTCTGAGTGGCCAGTACGCGTGCCACAAGGTGCACACAATAAAGCCCAAGCACATCAGTCAGAGGGAAGACTGAGTCAGGGGCCACTTACACGTACACACAACGTGAAGAGGCAGCACCAGAACTAACACCTGTTAGGCGTGGGCCATGTGAGCATACCTTGATTGAGGGCCAGTATCTCTGAGTGATAGTTTCTTCCGTTCTGGCGCCTGATCATATATTCCTGGATTGGCAAGCGGGCTGTCTGGACAGAGTGTTCTCGGGCCTTTTGAAATGTCACCTTCTGTAAACCACagttaagtatttttctttttataaaaataataaattagtaTTGTTTTTATATTCTCATTGTAATACACATAGCAAATAGTGAGAATCCCCATTTACCATCACTCCAATTTCCATCTGTTAATCATAATTAAAGGATAAAACATACTAAAAATAAGTGGCATGTGGCTGAATGGAAGAAACTGTGGATAATGAAGCATATTTACTTGTCCCAAGTAAAAAATGGCTTGTGCAGTAACACCTCACTTATTTGGGGGTCACTTATCCACTACCGCATCACATCCAAGCAGGAAATAAGCAAAGGCACCTCAACAGCCACAGTCTGCATCACAAAATCCAAGCAGTCTAACCAATCAGAGGAAAGCACCTCTGGCCCTAACCCAGAGCATGGAGACCCAACTCTGGATGTCTTGGGTTTTTTAGCCAATTGTTAGCAGCAAGTTAGAGAAAAAGGAGACAGGATTTAAGATAGGCATACCACTGGCAACAAGGCAACATTAAGATGTGAGAgcaaacagcccaattaaaagGAAGGGCTCTGAAAACTGGAAAAAGGGGTCACAAAAACTTAAGGTCAAACAATCGTGACCATTCAGGGTCAGAGTACAGCAACTGGTGCCATTTAGAAGATGGCCCTGAGTCATGAATTGAAGTTGACATTACATTTGCTAACTTGTAAAAAGCACTGGAAAGATTTCTACGTTTCTAAGATTTCATGATTAAAGGGAAAGGCTTAGATTACTGGGATAATTAACAAAGTGAGGCTTGGAAGGGATTTTGAAGGCATACAAGGCATTttaatgcaatggttaagagcactGCCTCCGGAGCCATactacttgggttcaaatcctggctctgccacttactatatacatatataaaatatacccaCAATTTATACTTGTATGACCACAGAATAACTCAAGGacacaaagagaaaatttaacaGTGGTTGCCTCTGGGAAGGGAGACTAGGGGACAAAGGTGGGAGTGAGACTTACTTCTCACTCTCCTCCCTTTTGTATACTTTAACTATTATATCATAGGCATGCAAAATAGGTTAGTAAATAAAATTATCTCAACAACTCTTTGTATAAAAGAAACATAGCTTAAAATTCCATTGACACTCCAATTATTTCAATAAAACTACAATTCAAAAGAAATCTGGTCATCACCACTAAGCGTGAGGTTATAGGAAAAGACTTATGTCAGCAGCGAAGTTGGCCTGAGGAGAGCAAACTATCCTCTCACAAAGAACAAACAGCTGATAAGAATACTGAGTCAATGCTTCCTGGGTTAAGGCCCGGATTATCCTTGCAGAACTGaagaggggagggaagaaagaagctcaatgacgATTATTTATGTCATTACCAAACACTCAGATTCCAATTCTTGACTCTTGATTCTATTAGGCCTAGGATTGCTGACATTGCTGATGAGGAGAGAGGGAACACCACAGGTGGGAGGGCCAATCTAGGGAGAAAAGTCGTCTTCTTCCTGTTCCCTCTGAGTTCTTAAGCCCTTTGGGTAAGATTATGACTGGGCGGGTGCCTCTAAAAGTAAGCACCACTTTTCAAAATACGGCTGTCGAGCCTAAATGGTATACTCACCTTCTGAATGCTTTCATCCACAAGTCCACCAAGAATGTAAATTTTGTTTACATCAACATCTTCAAGAgctaatgaaaaaataaaagccatttagataaaatttgttttataatttctaatTCCAAAGAAAGTACAAATGAAATACAAAAAGATAGTAGACTCTAAAGTCTActatctttaaagttaaatctctGAAAAAACCAacgaaattgacaaacctttggcatatctaattaagaaaaaaaaattatcagaccCAAATCAAAATTAGGATTCAGGAAGGAGACAAAATTAAAGATACAGAGAAGCATGAAATAATTGAAGAGAATGCTATGATCAACTTAATACCAATAAACTTCAAAATTATGTAAAATGGATGAGCTtatagtaaaaaatatatataaacatatacatatataaaaaagtatatatatgtgtgcatatatatatatataaacatagacAGAGGAAGGGTAGACGGGGGAGCTGACAAAGGAAACTGGAAAGGATCACCAGGCAAAGTGGAAGGTCCAGCTGAGGATGGAGACCCTCAATTTGTGCCATTGTGTGCACATGGCAGGACATATGCAAAATACCCAGTGCAGTATCTGCCCATGAGTTGGGCAGTTAATACTCgttccctttttttttgattactccttgggtgtctttaacaaattTGGCCACAGGgagtaaagaaacaaagggctAACAACGATGTGTTAAACAAATCCATGTAATAAAGTACGCACCGTGTTCAGAGTCAGGAGTCAGGTACACAAGGGTTTTCAGAGGAAATAAACTAAAGCAGTCTTCTTCCGTTATGTCTAgctgaaaaatacaaataatccagCGTAGTGGGAACCAGGTTAAGACACAACGTACAACGCAACAACTACTTAATGAACATCTAGCTTCTATCAGGCATGGCTCTAGAGACACCAAAGGGCCGCAAGTATGACAGCCACTGCTCAGCAAGTACTTAGTCGAGAAAGAAATGAGACAGAAAGTGATATAGGGCCctaacagaggcacagagaacaTGCCCCAAGGCTGCAGGAGAGGGAGTAACAAAACTGGGGAGGACCTTTTGGCAAATGGAATGCTGGAACTGGGTTTCTATAAAAAGATCAAATTGACCCTTACGAAAGGGAGAAGCACTATCAGCGGAGGGGATAGCCCCAACAAGGCACAAAGACAACAAAGCAAAGGGACTTTGTGGCCCTGCGGGTCTGTCTGGCTGTGTACAGGAATCATAAAAAGAAGTACAGGGAAGTAAAGCAGGAAATGGGTGCACTACAGAACTGTTAAGATGGCAGCAGCAACCACAACTAACTGTGCAGTACCAAAAGGTGCACTCTTCACACTCCTCGCCTCCATGGGCCGCCCTAGAGAAGGCCATGACTGCTCAGTCTAAGCTATATAATGACAACACACAGGGTGTTTTTACCGACGTATCTTAGGAATTGATCTAAATTCTCACCTGACATCTACCACAACATCTATGAGATCCTAGGGAACGTGCTGAAGGGTACTTTAGTACTCCACTTCTACCATCATATGGATAAAGACATTGAGGATCAGAGAGGTTAAACCACACCACTTGCGTAAGAGCTCAACTTAGAACCTGGCATCCTGCCTTCCAATCAAGCTGGATATGGTCACTCAGAACAACTTCTCCCTAAAACTCATCTTAAATCCACATCACTTCCAAAAGGATTCTCTCCTTTCCCCCAAAATTCAAGTTCCCCAATTTTGCACTACTGAAAACAAGAAAGGAGTCATGGCATTTCCCCAAAACTTCATTCCTGGAGTACACAGTCTGGCatacaggtttttgttgttgttaggtggtgtcaagttgactccagttCACAGCAATCCCAcgtgacagagaagaattgccctacagggctttctaggctgtaatctttacgcgaGCAGATGGCCCggtctttctcccgcaaagttgctgggtgggtttgaactgccaaccttttcggtagcagcctagtgcttaatcattgtgccaccagggctcctactacaTACAGTATACAAGACACAAAAATACACTCCTAGATATTGGTAATATTGGTCTgccactgcaggagaaagatgagaaaaaatttttaaatgtagcAACTGATGAGAAGTTCTGAATTTTTCAGATTGCAAAAGTGAAAGCATATAATTGATATCTTTTTacattaaaggaaaccctggtggcgtagaggttaagtgctacggctgctaaccaaagggtcagcagttcaaatccgccaggcgctccttggaaactctatgggggcagttctactctgtcctatagggtcgctatgagtcagaatcgactcgacggcactgggtttgtttgtttgtttgtttttggtttctacatgaaaaagtaaaaaatttaTTACTACCCCACAACCACTTTTGAGACTTACCACGTAACTAGAAAAGCCATCGTTCATCCTCAAACACTCTTCATACAGGGGACTGTCTCTTGAGAATCCAGCAAGGCAGATCCAAAATGGCTTGTCAGCTTTTTTATTTGAACCATACAACCTTCGGATCTGTCCTGCCAGTCTACTTAACTCCTTCAACGAAATAAGGACAAAAGGTAAAAATGTGCCAACTCACTCTACACTCATTATCAACAAATGGTTGCTCAGCAAGTTCGCTGAATGCTTCTCATGAACCCATGAACTGGGCTGGCCCCCTTTAAACCAGCACATGGATGTGTGAGCACATGGGACCGCCTACGGCACCGCACCTTACAGCTGAGAATTCAGGTGACGGTAACAGCCCAGAAAGAGTGAGTTAATGGAAAAGCCGGAAATTCTGCCTCATTCTGGCCTTGCTGTTCTGCTGCTTCCCACAATTTCTAATATGATTTTGAAATTGTTATTTTAACATTTGTCTAAAATCTTACCAAGTGATCCTTACTACTTAAATTTTTACAAAGAGGTTAGATTACTATACAGAGATTTCTATATTCCATGAGATAAACTTGGTACCTTTTCCCTCAGTCCACCGTGACTTCAGAGACATCATCCTTCTACAAAGGTGGTTTCACAATCTAGCCTGATTTAGTTCAGtggagggaggagaaaaaggCTTTTGAGTTTGATTTAATCTGATATCACAATTAACATAAAAAGTAGAGAATTCCTAGTTGACTTCTCAGAGAGCTATAGGTAGAGGCTCCATGTAATAACTCCACATCTGCGGTTCTCCCAGCTTCTCTGAAAAGCATGTAAACAG
This DNA window, taken from Loxodonta africana isolate mLoxAfr1 chromosome 9, mLoxAfr1.hap2, whole genome shotgun sequence, encodes the following:
- the TRMT10B gene encoding tRNA methyltransferase 10 homolog B, with translation MDWKLEGSAWKTESHVPLGQEGLLEDAGEDGVSESFQLLQIDVECESRESGSLPTGSATWCSKNVQRKQKHWEKIVAAKKSKRKQEKERRKANRAENPGICPQHSKRFLKALTRERLLEAKHTGPRLCIDLSMTDHMSKKELSRLAGQIRRLYGSNKKADKPFWICLAGFSRDSPLYEECLRMNDGFSSYVLDITEEDCFSLFPLKTLVYLTPDSEHALEDVDVNKIYILGGLVDESIQKKVTFQKAREHSVQTARLPIQEYMIRRQNGRNYHSEILALNQVFDILSTYFETRNWPEALKKGVSSGKGYVLQNSVD